The proteins below come from a single Rosa rugosa chromosome 2, drRosRugo1.1, whole genome shotgun sequence genomic window:
- the LOC133728256 gene encoding gamma-glutamyl hydrolase 2-like translates to MPSPFLANPTSIPPPNSAESSSSSSDAPNDAVPASSSSRCSEMWNYLWIPFLISLSKELTSAKAQSTPTILLPSQLAGSDSSQRCTALDPKLNYRPVIGILSHPGDGASGRLSNATGTSYIAASYVKFVESAGARVIPLIYNEPSDVLFQKLNLVNGVLFTGGWAKSGRYYEVAEKIFKMILKKNDAGDHFPLYAICLGFELLTMIISKNKKILESFSAADMASTLQFTETNIEGTVFQRFPPDLLRKLSTDCIVMQNHHYGISPETLEENQDLSSFFKILTISTDKDDKVYVSTVHAYHYPVTAFQWHPEKNAFEWGLPMIPHSEDAIHVTQHIANFLISEARKSLNRPPIQDVLDNLIYNYSPTFCGRAGKGYDEVYIFKQPSLAHL, encoded by the exons ATGCCCTCCCCCTTTCTCGCTAATCCCACCTCTATCCCTCCTCCCAACTCCGCcgagtcctcctcctcctcctccgacgcCCCAAACGACGCCGTtcccgcctcctcctcctcgcgCTGCTCGGAAATGTGGAACTATCTCTGGATCCCCTTCCTGATTTCCCTCTCCAAGGAGCTCACCTCCGCCAAGGCGCAGTCCACGCCGACGATTCTGCTCCCGAGTCAACTCGCTGGCTCCGACTCGTCGCAGAGGTGTACGGCGCTCGACCCCAAGCTCAATTACCGCCCGGTGATCGGTATTCTCAGCCATCCCGGCGACGGCGCCTCCGGTCGTCTCAGTAATGCTACCGGTACTTCCTACATCGCCGCCTCCTACGTCAAGTTCGTTGAATCCGCCGGCGCTCGCGTTATTCCGCTCATCTACAACGAGCCTTCTGATGTTCTCTTCCAG AAGCTCAATCTGGTCAATGGCGTGCTTTTCACCGGAGGCTGGGCTAAAAGTGGGCGGTACTATGAAGTTGCTGAGAAAATATTTAAG ATGATTTTAAAGAAGAATGATGCTGGTGACCATTTTCCATTATATGCCATCTGCTTGGGTTTTGAACTTCTAACAATGATCATCAGCAAG AACAAGAAAATTCTGGAGTCGTTCAGTGCTGCAGATATGGCATCAACTTTACAATTTACTGAGACAAATATTGAGGGAACTGTGTTTCAAAG ATTTCCGCCTGATTTGCTTAGAAAGTTGAGTACAGATTGTATTGTCATGCAAAACCACCAT TATGGTATCTCACCAGAGACGTTGGAAGAGAACCAAGATCTGTCAAGTTTTTTTAAGATCTTGACAATCAGTACTGATAAAGATGATAAG GTCTATGTCTCCACAGTACATGCATACCACTATCCTGTGACTGCCTTCCAATGGCATCCGGAG AAAAATGCTTTTGAATGGGGGTTACCGATGATTCCACACTCAGAAGATGCCATTCACGTGACTCAGCACATCGCAAACTTTTTGATCAG CGAGGCAAGGAAGTCATTAAACAGGCCACCTATTCAGGATGTCCTCGACAATCTCATCTACAATTACAGTCCAACATTTTGTGGGAGGGCAGG GAAGGGATACGATGAAGTTTACATCTTTAAACAACCTTCACTCGCACATTTGTAA
- the LOC133730986 gene encoding F-box/kelch-repeat protein At3g23880-like: protein MAPHIPFEVITEILAKLPVKSLLKFRVVCKSWCSLISTSQFVKKHLSSNTSTPKKVIQLSRDVLTFYSLHDSKLVQETIEFRIEWHALSSFRIMGYCNGLVCIEACRENRIFLWNPSTRDSKILPCGVVDNSYFCWCGFGYDYNSDDYKVLTVDRLKKPIDNYQDSSRNSMMYTLRTNSWRRIQDFPLETSYMMVDSSAHAATHVNGALHWMARQGLNSWVIISLDLTTETYMEVPQPDFYGTPVEHIGIGESSTGCLCLNVHNGAGSQSYDFWVMKEYGVRESWTISLKIPFVVVGIYPKPVAWFSENGKILFNRDGKLATYNAKKNSVRYLHQTTYCHSCPHGDVYVESLVSPNAYSNREAKEISRLNNINVERTTRVVMSL, encoded by the coding sequence ATGGCGCCTCACATTCCATTCGAGGTAATCACTGAAATACTTGCAAAACTTCCTGTGAAATCCTTGTTGAAATTTCGAGTTGTGTGCAAGTCATGGTGCTCCTTAATCTCAACTAGTCAATTCGTCAAAAAACATCTATCAAGCAATACTAGTACTCCCAAAAAAGTAATCCAGCTGAGTAGGGATGTCTTAACGTTTTACTCTCTACATGATTCCAAACTAGTCCAGGAAACTATCGAGTTCCGGATTGAATGGCATGCACTCAGTTCTTTCCGTATCATGGGTTATTGTAATGGTTTGGTATGCATAGAAGCTTGTCGTGAGAACCGGATCTTCCTCTGGAATCCAAGTACAAGAGACTCCAAAATATTGCCATGTGGAGTAGTAGACAATAGTTATTTTTGTTGGTGCGGATTTGGTTATGACTACAATAGTGACGACTACAAGGTGCTAACAGTGGATCGTCTTAAAAAACCTATTGATAATTACCAAGACTCTAGTCGTAATTCTATGATGTACACATTAAGAACAAATTCTTGGAGAAGGATTCAGGATTTCCCTCTTGAAACTAGTTATATGATGGTTGATAGTTCTGCGCATGCCGCTACTCATGTAAATGGAGCTCTacattggatggcgaggcaaggATTGAATTCGTGGGTAATCATCTCTCTTGATTTAACTACTGAGACATACATGGAAGTGCCGCAACCTGATTTTTATGGGACTCCTGTTGAGCATATTGGAATTGGGGAATCAAGCACAGGGTGCTTATGCTTAAATGTTCACAACGGTGCTGGTTCTCAAAGTTATGATTTTTGGGTGATGAAGGAATATGGGGTGCGAGAGTCTTGGACTATATCGCTCAAAATCCCATTCGTGGTTGTCGGTATATACCCAAAACCGGTGGCATGGTTTTCCGAAAATGGGAAAATTTTGTTCAATAGAGATGGAAAACTGGCTACTTACAAcgcaaaaaaaaattcagttagGTATCTGCATCAAACAACTTATTGCCATTCATGTCCTCATGGTGATGTTTATGTTGAGAGCTTAGTATCACCCAATGCTTATAGTAATCGTGAAGCCAAAGAAATTAGCCGTCTCAATAATATCAATGTAGAAAGAACGACAAGAGTAGTCATGAGTCTGTAG
- the LOC133730985 gene encoding F-box/kelch-repeat protein At3g23880-like codes for MAPHIPFEVITEILAKLPVKSLLKFRVVCKSWCSLISTRQFVKKHLSSNTSIPKKIIQLSADVLTFYSLYDSKLVEESSPIKFQIENPKFHCINNKGLSSFWIMGYCDGLVCVETLHPESRIFLWNPSTRDSKILPCGVVGNGCFSWCGFGYDYNSDDYKVLIVVPPEESIDNDQEYSSDKSMIYTLRTNSWRRIQDFPLDTSFFFERTLDTSCSMVDMSATLVNGALHWMARQGSNNSWVIVALDLTTETYMDVPQPDFYGTPVEHIGIGASSTGCLCLNVYNGAGRRSYDFWVMNEYGVQESWTISLKIPYMVDDVCVDGLRPVTWYSENGKILFNRDGKRATYNANKNSVRYLRPTTSTYYSCPHGDVYVESLVSPNAYSSREAKEISRLSINVGRTRRRVMNV; via the coding sequence ATGGCGCCTCACATTCCATTCGAGGTAATCACTGAAATACTTGCTAAACTTCCTGTGAAATCCTTGTTGAAATTTCGAGTTGTGTGCAAGTCATGGTGCTCCTTAATCTCAACTAGGCAATTCGTCAAAAAACATCTATCAAGCAATACTAGTATCCCCAAAAAAATAATCCAGCTGAGTGCTGATGTCTTAACGTTTTACTCTCTATATGATTCCAAACTAGTCGAGGAAAGTTCACCAATCAAGTTCCAgatcgaaaaccctaaatttcatTGCATCAATAATAAGGGACTCAGTTCTTTCTGGATCATGGGTTATTGTGATGGTTTGGTATGCGTAGAAACTTTACATCCTGAGAGTCGGATCTTCCTCTGGAATCCAAGTACAAGAGACTCCAAAATATTACCATGTGGAGTAGTAGGCAATGGCTGTTTTTCTTGGTGTGGATTTGGTTATGACTACAATAGTGACGACTACAAGGTGCTAATAGTGGTTCCTCCAGAAGAATCTATTGATAATGACCAAGAATACTCTAGTGATAAATCCATGATTTACACATTAAGAACAAATTCTTGGAGAAGGATTCAGGATTTCCCTCTTgatactagttttttttttgaaagaactCTTGATACTAGTTGTAGCATGGTTGATATGTCTGCTACTCTTGTAAATGGGGCTCTacattggatggcgaggcaaggATCAAATAATTCGTGGGTAATAGTTGCTCTTGATTTAACTACTGAGACATACATGGATGTGCCGCAACCTGATTTTTATGGGACTCCTGTTGAGCATATTGGAATTGGGGCCTCAAGCACAGGGTGCTTATGCTTAAATGTTTACAACGGTGCTGGTCGTCGAAGTTATGATTTTTGGGTGATGAACGAATATGGGGTGCAAGAGTCTTGGACTATTTCGCTCAAAATCCCATACATGGTTGACGATGTATGTGTCGATGGCCTAAGACCGGTGACATGGTATTCTGAAAATGGGAAAATTTTGTTCAATAGAGATGGGAAACGGGCTACTTACAACGCAAACAAAAATTCAGTTAGGTATCTGCGTCCAACAACTAGTACTTATTATTCATGTCCTCATGGTGATGTTTATGTTGAGAGCTTAGTTTCACCCAATGCTTACAGTAGCCGTGAAGCCAAAGAAATTAGCCGCCTCAGTATCAATGTAGGAAGAACAAGAAGACGAGTGATGAATGTGTAG
- the LOC133732198 gene encoding uncharacterized protein LOC133732198: MAQIETQGILQDIETLVSDQLQVVSYKWLSRNYLVSSNDAKRLLQEFVENHGNGLEVVYTLSGQLKNNPVSYHVRLVSGPQLAEAKEEFDGNCSVGVYSVQPCIPKDPATIWNAEFVQAEELHTQAPTVENCLRDNRFCSILNSFVLRNVEGTPLSTAGPQLKTKLAAEPSKINLAHQDSVILKQQQNKGEQSSPKVGLPAPNVVKDVKSESNGIGVTHQPNKHPADKEKVAPLPANKKKVQSDKSSFASGGSLANLWGRASVKSKSNSTAENSNLIPTHTGASAEAQICAREAEPGVISDDDDEDVNFKRASSSEVTRKRRVVFDFSDEDECEDAVNLASPEYPKGKSCQELKESSKPLVPHKTNLNFDEQVEDKPEVKEEISVDGKSDPPCREDSTVVSKERNSGIILTEKTDRSVPEKDVNKMDKLATAAKTQIDAGIILTEKKRNSVPEKDVNKMDKPTNGASRSPQRRKILKTRIDERGREVTEVIWEGKETEAKKADSSATMKADSSTTKKADNTVTSVTNRPAAAQKSVANTGPKNQTAKAGGKKAVNKDPKQGNILSFFKKV; the protein is encoded by the exons ATGGCCCAAATCGAAACCCAGGGCATACTCCAGGACATCGAAACCCTCGTCTCCGATCAGCTTCAAGTG GTTTCGTACAAATGGCTGAGTCGGAATTACTTGGTGTCGTCCAATGATGCAAAGAG GTTGCTTCAGGAGTTTGTGGAAAACCATGGAAACGGTTTGGAAGTGGTATATACTTTGTCTGGCCAGTTGAAGAACAATCCTGTGAGCTACCATGTAAGGCTCGTTTCGGGGCCTCAACTTGCAG aagcaaaggaAGAATTTGATGGCAACTGCTCCGTTGGGGTTTACAGTGTGCAACCTTGCATTCCAAAGGATCCAGCTACAATTTGGAATGCAGAATTTGTACAAGCAGAGGAGCTCCATACGCAGGCTCCAACAGTTGAAAATTGCTTGAGAGATAACAG GTTCTGCAGCATTCTCAATTCCTTTGTTTTGCGTAATGTAGAGGGAACACCATTGAGCACTGCAGGTCCACAACTGAAGACCAAATTAGCTGCAGAGCcatcaaaaattaatttagCTCATCAAGATAGTGTGATTTTAAAACAGCAACAGAATAAAGGAGAACAATCTAGTCCGAAAGTTGGTTTGCCGGCTCCCAATGTGGTAAAAGATGTCAAAAGTGAAAGCAATGGCATAGGAGTTACTCATCAGCCTAACAAACATCCTGCAGACAAAGAGAAAGTTGCTCCTCTTCCTGCTAACAAAAAGAAGGTCCAGAGTGATAAAAGCTCTTTTGCTTCTGGAGGTTCATTGGCAAATTTGTGGGGTCGTGCATCTGTGAAATCCAAGTCAAATTCTACAGCCGAAAACAGTAATTTGATTCCTACGCATACTG GAGCAAGTGCAGAGGCTCAAATTTGTGCTAGAGAAGCAGAACCTGGTGTCATCAGCgacgatgatgatgaagatgttaaTTTTAAGAGAGCTTCCAGTTCTGAAGTCACTAGGAAACGGAGGGTTGTCTTTGATTTCTCCGATGAAGACGAATGTGAAGATGCAGTCAATTTAGCATCACCAGAGTATCCAAAAGGAAAATCATGTCAAGAGCTCAAAGAAAGTAGCAAACCTTTGGTTCCACATAAAACCAATTTGAACTTTGACGAGCAGGTAGAAGATAAACCAGAGGTCAAGGAAGAGATATCAGTTGACGGAAAATCTGACCCACCTTGCAGAGAAGATTCTACCGTTGTCAGCAAGGAAAGGAATTCTGGGATTATCCTGACAGAGAAAACAGACAGATCTGTTCCTGAAAAAGATGTGAACAAAATGGATAAGCTGGCCACTGCTGCTAAAACACAGATAGATGCTGGGATTATTCTAACTGAGAAAAAACGTAACTCTGTGCCTGAAAAAGATGTGAACAAAATGGATAAACCGACCAACGGTGCATCAAGATCTCctcaaagaagaaaaattttGAAGACGCGGATTGATGAACGTGGAAGAGAAG TAACTGAGGTAATATGGGAGGGCAAGGAGACAGAAGCAAAGAAAGCTGACAGCAGTGCAACAATGAAAGCTGACAGCAGTACAACAAAGAAAGCTGATAATACAGTTACCAGTGTTACGAACAG GCCTGCCGCAGCTCAGAAGTCAGTGGCGAACACTGGTCCGAAAAATCAAACTGCCAAAGCAGGAGGCAAGAAAGCAGTAAACAAGGATCCTAAGCAAGGAAATATTCTTTCATTCTTCAAGAAGGTCTAA
- the LOC133732390 gene encoding uncharacterized protein LOC133732390: MGCSGSSQSKEDGALKKIRKPKPWKHPQPITKTQLLQLREEFWDTAPHYGGRKEIWDALRAAAEADLSLAQAIVDSAGVIVQSADLTICYDERGAKYELPKYVLSEPTNLIRES, from the exons ATGGGCTGCTCCGGATCGTCGCAGAGCAAAGAAGACG GAGCTTTGAAAAAGATTCGGAAGCCAAAACCTTGGAAGCATCCCCAGCCAATAACAAAGACTCAGCTCTTGCAGCTGCGTGAAGAGTTTTGGGACACGGCTCCTCACTATGGTGGCAGGAAAG AGATTTGGGATGCCCTTCGAGCTGCTGCTGAGGCAGATCTAAGTCTAGCACAGGCTATTGTTGACAGTGCTGGGGTCATTGTTCAGAGTGCTGATTTGACAATTTGCTATGATGAAAGAG GTGCAAAATACGAACTACCCAAGTATGTTTTGAGTGAGCCAACCAACTTGATTCGAGAGAGTTAA
- the LOC133728254 gene encoding uncharacterized protein LOC133728254 translates to MRSSLFFITIVTLTVAYTLQFEAHAAPAGPLIKHLSSLVKWTRAASAKAPQSDGNVVQFESGYLVETVVEGTDIGVVPFKIRISEDGELFAVDSVNSNIVRITPPLSQYSRGRLVAGSFQGYTGHVDGKPSDARFNHPKGVTMDDKGNVYVADTLNHAIRKIGEAGVTTIAGGKSNIAGYRDGPSEDAMFSNDFDVVYVQPTCSLLVVDRGNAALRQISLNQEDCDYQYSSISSTDVLMVVGAVLIGYATCMLQQGFGPSFFSRTQPSESETKEHASNEKSTPVVEIVKEDPGWPSFGQLIIDLCKIGLEAVTGTFLQFIPSRFMPGGSHKGLTPLKDSLRMPEDEAETPLVHRQSTPAPLSETRQSHTPNASDRYSDMKPSKIKSSSFKDPSLPSKHRSSKRQDSAEFYGSGERSKSQKERTRHRQREKSGEVVFGAVGTEPKPVDMKTAAGYDNQKFENYNMRSRYGPDNSYRF, encoded by the exons ATGAGAAGTTCCCTTTTCTTCATCACCATCGTCACTCTCACAGTCGCTTACACCCTCCAATTCGAAGCCCATGCTGCTCCTGCAG GGCCATTGATAAAGCACTTGTCTTCCCTTGTCAAGTGGACTAGGGCGGCATCCGCCAAAGCACCCCAATCAG ATGGGAATGTTGTTCAGTTTGAGAGTGGGTACTTAGTTGAGACTGTTGTGGAAGGAACTGATATTGGAGTTGTTCCTTTCAAGATCCGCATTTCAGAGGATGGCGAACTTTTTGCTGTGGACTCCGTTAATAGCAACATTGTTCGGATTACTCCTCCGTTGTCCCAAT ATAGTAGGGGAAGATTGGTTGCTGGATCATTTCAGGGTTATACAGGCCATGTTGATGGCAAGCCAAGTGATGCTCGTTTCAATCATCCAAAAGGTGTAACCATGGATGATAAAGGGAATGTATATGTTGCTGATACCTTGAATCACGCCATAAGAAAAATTGGAGAAGCTG GTGTGACAACCATAGCTGGTGGAAAATCAAATATTGCTGGCTACAGGGATGGACCCAGTGAAGATGCAATGTTCTCAAACGATTTTGATGTAGTATATGTCCAGCCTACTTGTTCCTTGCTTGTTGTTGATAGAGGAAATGCTGCTCTTAGGCAGATATCTCTCAACCAGGAGGATTGTGATTATCAGTACAGTTCAATCTCTTCCACAG ATGTCCTTATGGTTGTTGGTGCTGTCTTGATAGGCTATGCTACATGCATGCTTCAGCAGGGATTTGGACCTTCTTTCTTCTCGAGAACG CAACCTTCAGAGAGTGAAACTAAAGAACATGCAAGCAATGAAAAATCCACTCCAGTTGTGGAGATTGTGAAAGAGGACCCAGGATGGCCATCTTTTGGGCAGCTTATAATTGATCTATGCAAGATTGGACTTGAAGCAGTGACGGGCACATTTCTTCAGTTCATTCCCTCTCGGTTCATGCCTGGTGGTTCTCACAAAGGCCTGACACCATTAAAAGATTCTCTCAGGATGCCTGAGGACGAAGCTGAGACCCCGTTAGTTCACAGGCAAAGCACTCCTGCTCCTCTGTCTGAAACTCGGCAGTCCCATACTCCCAATGCAAGTGATAGATATTCAGATATGAAGCCCTCAAAGATAAAGTCAAGTAGCTTTAAAGACCCCTCTTTGCCAAGCAAGCACCGGTCTTCAAAACGCCAGGATTCTGCAGAATTCTATGGATCTGGTGAAAGATCTAAGAGCCAGAAAGAAAGAACACGGCATCGCCAACGAGAGAAGAGTGGAGAGGTAGTTTTTGGGGCCGTTGGGACAGAACCAAAACCTGTGGACATGAAGACAGCAGCAGGTTATGACAATCAGAAGTTTGAGAACTACAATATGAGGAGCAGGTATGGACCTGACAATTCATACCGGTTTTAA